The nucleotide window CGTGGTGGTAGCAGTCCAGCTCCTTGTCGTAATAGCGGACCGGCTCGTGGAGCCCCGCTGTGAACTTGAACGGCGCTTCGAGCCCGGCGACCTCCGAGATGAACGCTGCGACTTGATCTACCGAAGGAAACTGTTCTTTCTTGACGCCGCCAAGGCGGGCCTTGAATCCGACGCCGTCAATCGTGCTCGCCAGCTCTGCCATCGCCTCGTTCATGTCCTCACCCCAAGAGAGTTCGACGTACACGTCGATCTCGCGCTCTGCGAACCACTTGTAGCTCTTTCTCAGCGCGCCCGCGCATCCGGCGAACTCGTCGCCGAGCGGCAGCCTGATCTCCATTGCGCTGAAATCGAAGCAACCGACCTGATCCCTGATGAGTCGCTGCTCGTTCTCGAGGCTCTCTAACGCCGTCGCGCCGGTCGTGAGTGATTTGCAAACAACTGTCGCTGGCACTCGGTCGTCCGTTTCTTCGCGCATCTCGGACCAAATCGCCGCGCCATCGGCGAGCTGTGAGCCAGCGATCACGAACCGGTTGACGATCCAGGCGCTGTCTGACTCCGTGACCGAGCGGTAAGCCTCGATCGCAGATCGCATATCCAACGACGCCGGCGGGAAGAGGCCGGCGTAGTCGATCGGTTGATTGATCAGCCGCGAGAGCGATTCGGTCACGAGCGCATTCTATCCGGTCGGCTTTCGGCCTGGCGGGAGAGGGGTCGAAAGGTAGAATCGCGCTGCCTCTACTACCGCAGAAGGAACACACATGCGCGTCCTCATTGCCGACGACGATCCCATCATTCGACTCGACCTCAAGCAGATGCTCGAGAGCCTTGGGTATGAGATCGTCGCCGAGGCCGAAGACGGTGAGGCCGCGATCAGGCTCGCTCGCGAAACCGAGCCCGACGTCTGCGTGCTCGATGTCAAGATGCCGGCCATGGACGGGATCGATGCGGCACAGGTTCTGGCGGACGAGCAGATCGCCCCCGCGATCCTCCTGACCGCGTACAGCGACCAGGAGCTGATCTCGCGCGCCAAAGACGCGGGAGTGTTCGGCTATCTGGTCAAACCGTTCAAGCCGAGCGACCTGTCACCGGCGATCGAGGTCGCCAAGAGCCGGTTTGAACAGAACAAGCTTCTGACCAAGGAGCTAAGCTCGTTGCAGGCAAGATTGGAAGCGAGACGTGTCGTCGAGCAGGCCAAGGGTCTGATGATGAAGAGCGACGGCATCACCGAGGACGAGGCGTACAAGCGAATAAGAGAGCAGTCGATGAACGATCGCACGAGCATGAAAGAGGTCGCGGAGGCGATCATCGCCG belongs to Armatimonadota bacterium and includes:
- a CDS encoding response regulator; its protein translation is MRVLIADDDPIIRLDLKQMLESLGYEIVAEAEDGEAAIRLARETEPDVCVLDVKMPAMDGIDAAQVLADEQIAPAILLTAYSDQELISRAKDAGVFGYLVKPFKPSDLSPAIEVAKSRFEQNKLLTKELSSLQARLEARRVVEQAKGLMMKSDGITEDEAYKRIREQSMNDRTSMKEVAEAIIAAAGV